Proteins found in one Helicobacter sp. NHP19-003 genomic segment:
- a CDS encoding acetyl-CoA carboxylase biotin carboxylase subunit, with translation MAHTPRKIFKVLVANRGEIAVRIIQAAHELNMQAVAIYTDADAGNLACQLADESYRVGENLAYKSYLNIENVLKIAKEAKVDAIHPGYGFLSENAAFAKKVEEAGIIFVGPSSDTIATMGDKAKALEQAKKSQVPTMPSTPVLQDLKQALEQAEQIGYPLLIKAIAGGGGKGIRFVANEKALKEQFNVAIAEATSAFGNGGVYLEKYLENAKHIEVQVLGDGENVIHLYDRECSMQRRRQKVLEEAPSPSLDSQTREALCACALRMAQEVGYKGAGTLEFLYDSKSKGFYFLEMNTRIQVEHAITEMVTGVDLVRQMLRIADGEPLAYKQSDISLRGHSIEVRINAEDPQNNFFPSPGQITKLQCPTGSGIRLDSMLFSGRTIPPFYDSLVAKLIVYDQTRPFALSKLKRALGEFKIEGVKTTIGLFKKLIAHERVQAGDYSIHFLEDYIGGKYGV, from the coding sequence ATGGCACACACACCCCGCAAGATTTTTAAGGTGCTTGTGGCTAACCGCGGTGAAATTGCCGTGAGGATTATCCAAGCCGCCCACGAGTTAAACATGCAAGCCGTGGCGATTTACACAGACGCAGACGCGGGCAATTTGGCTTGTCAATTAGCCGATGAGAGCTATAGAGTGGGCGAGAATTTAGCCTATAAGAGCTATTTGAATATCGAAAATGTGCTAAAAATCGCCAAAGAGGCAAAAGTCGATGCCATACACCCCGGCTATGGCTTTTTGAGCGAGAACGCCGCATTTGCTAAAAAAGTTGAAGAGGCGGGCATTATCTTTGTCGGTCCTAGTAGCGACACCATCGCCACAATGGGGGATAAAGCCAAAGCCCTAGAGCAGGCGAAAAAAAGCCAAGTGCCTACCATGCCAAGTACCCCCGTTTTGCAAGATTTAAAGCAAGCCCTAGAGCAGGCAGAGCAGATCGGCTACCCCCTACTCATCAAAGCCATTGCCGGGGGCGGGGGCAAGGGCATTAGATTTGTCGCCAATGAAAAGGCTTTAAAAGAGCAGTTTAATGTCGCCATAGCAGAAGCCACGAGCGCCTTTGGCAATGGGGGGGTGTATTTAGAAAAATACCTAGAAAATGCCAAGCATATTGAGGTGCAGGTGCTAGGCGATGGCGAGAATGTCATACACCTTTACGATCGCGAATGCTCCATGCAACGCCGCCGCCAAAAGGTGCTAGAAGAAGCCCCAAGCCCGAGTTTAGACAGCCAAACAAGAGAGGCTTTATGTGCCTGTGCTTTGCGTATGGCACAAGAAGTGGGCTATAAGGGGGCGGGGACTTTGGAGTTTTTATACGACTCAAAAAGCAAGGGGTTTTACTTCTTAGAAATGAACACAAGGATACAAGTCGAGCACGCCATTACAGAGATGGTTACGGGCGTGGATTTGGTCCGCCAAATGCTACGCATTGCCGATGGCGAGCCTTTAGCCTATAAACAGAGCGACATAAGTTTAAGGGGGCACTCCATAGAGGTGCGGATCAATGCCGAAGACCCGCAGAATAATTTCTTCCCAAGCCCCGGGCAAATCACCAAATTACAATGCCCCACAGGCTCAGGCATTCGCCTAGATAGTATGCTCTTTAGTGGCCGCACCATCCCCCCCTTTTACGACTCGCTCGTGGCTAAACTCATCGTCTATGACCAAACCCGCCCCTTTGCTCTAAGTAAGCTTAAAAGGGCATTAGGGGAGTTTAAGATAGAGGGGGTGAAGACCACAATCGGGCTGTTTAAAAAGCTCATCGCCCACGAAAGGGTGCAGGCGGGCGATTACAGCATCCATTTTTTAGAAGACTATATAGGAGGCAAGTATGGGGTTTAG
- the aroB gene encoding 3-dehydroquinate synthase, producing the protein MRLDIQTKDFSYPVCIGNLEQITHASKVLVVSDSIVAPLHLNTLLSKLKAPHIFTHMISSGEEHKTWQGIEGILESAFQANLSRKDLMLALGGGVVSDMVGFASAIYKRGIAFQIVPTTLLAQVDASVGGKTGINNKYGKNLIGAFHPPRAVHIDPLFLTTLPKREFKAGMAEMVKKAVCFDKDYFKWLESHPLEQHLELGIYKSVAIKASVVAQDEKEEGLRRGLNYGHTFAHAIEKAGAYSTHLHGEAVAIGMQMANALALKLGLLEQATQERIQALLKTYGLDLPYHIADFESFYKDLQMDKKNTKGICFILPKGLGAFVAREDMDKSTLKEALHAWL; encoded by the coding sequence ATGCGATTAGACATACAGACCAAAGACTTTAGCTACCCCGTGTGTATCGGTAATTTAGAACAAATCACCCATGCGAGCAAGGTTTTAGTCGTTAGCGACTCTATAGTTGCCCCCCTGCATTTAAACACTCTATTAAGCAAACTTAAAGCCCCCCACATTTTCACCCACATGATCTCAAGTGGGGAGGAACACAAGACATGGCAGGGCATAGAGGGGATTTTAGAGTCCGCCTTCCAAGCCAACTTGAGCCGTAAGGATTTAATGTTGGCTTTGGGGGGGGGAGTGGTGAGCGATATGGTGGGCTTTGCCAGCGCCATTTATAAAAGGGGCATCGCCTTTCAAATCGTGCCGACCACGCTTTTGGCCCAAGTGGATGCGAGCGTGGGGGGCAAGACAGGCATTAACAACAAATACGGCAAAAACCTGATCGGGGCGTTTCACCCCCCAAGAGCCGTGCATATTGACCCCTTATTTTTAACAACCCTGCCAAAGCGGGAGTTTAAGGCAGGCATGGCCGAGATGGTTAAAAAAGCCGTGTGCTTTGATAAGGATTATTTTAAATGGCTTGAAAGCCACCCTTTAGAACAACACCTAGAGCTGGGCATTTACAAAAGCGTAGCGATCAAGGCGAGTGTTGTGGCGCAAGATGAAAAAGAAGAGGGTTTGCGCAGGGGGCTTAATTATGGGCACACCTTCGCCCATGCCATTGAAAAGGCGGGTGCTTACAGCACGCATTTGCACGGCGAGGCGGTGGCGATTGGCATGCAAATGGCTAATGCTTTGGCGCTAAAACTAGGGCTATTAGAGCAAGCCACACAAGAGCGCATACAGGCATTGCTGAAAACCTATGGGCTAGATTTGCCCTACCACATTGCGGATTTTGAAAGTTTTTACAAGGATTTACAAATGGATAAAAAAAACACCAAGGGCATTTGCTTTATCTTGCCAAAAGGTTTAGGAGCGTTTGTGGCAAGGGAGGATATGGATAAATCTACTTTAAAGGAGGCGTTGCATGCGTGGCTTTAG
- a CDS encoding acetyl-CoA carboxylase, with amino-acid sequence MHEVISPIPGTFYRKPNPDAAPFVEVGSQVQPDTTLCLVEVMKTFNEIKAEVAGKIVEIKAENEQFVNPGDVLFVVG; translated from the coding sequence ATGCATGAAGTCATTAGCCCCATACCCGGAACTTTTTACAGAAAGCCCAACCCCGATGCCGCCCCCTTTGTAGAAGTGGGATCACAAGTCCAGCCCGACACCACGCTCTGCCTTGTGGAAGTGATGAAAACCTTTAATGAGATCAAAGCCGAAGTGGCGGGCAAGATCGTAGAGATCAAGGCTGAGAACGAACAATTTGTCAATCCCGGCGATGTGCTCTTTGTGGTGGGCTAA
- a CDS encoding COG3400 family protein codes for MKKVALIVEGVVAKKFMELVVSKYFSNNFYLVVTKSPECLPPSLPSTFELHIFDPTSVYRLNPLIDAHVSDVFVLLEDIKEQQAVCEIIRQKNKEVRLVSLAQKWEGVKDERVVLLNPSEIIANKFIANIPNVPSVPQGFGLEQGELMEIGVPFGSVFAYRHIGSLRQKDYRIVGVYRKNGFYLSHPSMVIQPRDQLLVAGNPETLNNVYLQVKSNVGQFPVPFGRDFYLYLDMCLQSKEALQRDIDQALALHSQLKSTMLYIHVLNPTDTATIEQIRATENKNIRVVLDFRGRSFAAKLRQDSQKKIGLVVVGKEIFKRQENRRALFESVSPIFKTNATGLKGLRKSLVVLNQSMESNEDISSVMFDVCAQMDLKMLLYDFDPDKRYNVEVIQNYRYLSHIYNRRIKVIRTQSKNPVLFLNSLETPILQFLPFESCITKNPFWGLFFAKLERVAFLNDTHPQMFIPVVE; via the coding sequence TTGAAAAAAGTTGCCTTGATTGTTGAGGGCGTGGTCGCCAAAAAATTCATGGAATTGGTGGTGTCGAAGTATTTCAGCAATAATTTTTACTTAGTCGTTACCAAGTCCCCCGAGTGCTTGCCCCCAAGTTTGCCTAGCACCTTTGAGTTACACATTTTTGACCCCACTTCTGTCTACCGCCTCAACCCGCTCATAGATGCCCATGTGAGTGATGTCTTTGTTTTGCTAGAGGACATTAAAGAGCAACAGGCGGTGTGTGAGATCATTAGGCAGAAGAATAAAGAAGTGCGCCTTGTGAGCTTGGCGCAAAAGTGGGAGGGGGTCAAAGACGAACGGGTGGTGTTGTTAAACCCGAGTGAAATCATCGCCAATAAATTTATTGCCAACATCCCTAATGTGCCCAGCGTCCCGCAGGGTTTCGGACTAGAGCAGGGCGAACTTATGGAGATCGGCGTGCCTTTTGGGAGCGTCTTTGCCTACCGCCACATAGGATCTTTACGCCAAAAGGACTACCGCATTGTGGGGGTTTATCGCAAGAACGGGTTTTACCTAAGCCACCCTTCAATGGTGATCCAACCCAGAGATCAGCTCTTGGTGGCGGGCAATCCTGAAACTTTAAATAATGTCTACTTGCAGGTCAAAAGCAATGTAGGGCAGTTTCCCGTGCCTTTTGGGCGGGATTTCTATTTATACCTTGACATGTGTCTGCAGAGCAAAGAGGCCTTGCAACGCGACATAGACCAAGCGTTAGCCTTGCACAGCCAACTCAAAAGCACCATGCTCTATATCCATGTGCTCAACCCCACAGACACCGCCACGATCGAGCAAATCCGCGCCACTGAGAACAAGAACATTCGGGTGGTGTTGGACTTTAGGGGGCGCAGTTTTGCGGCAAAACTACGCCAAGATAGCCAAAAGAAAATTGGGCTTGTGGTGGTCGGCAAAGAGATTTTTAAACGCCAAGAGAACCGCAGAGCGTTGTTTGAGAGCGTGAGCCCCATCTTTAAAACCAACGCCACAGGGCTCAAGGGGCTACGAAAAAGCTTAGTTGTACTGAACCAAAGCATGGAGAGCAACGAGGACATTTCCTCGGTGATGTTTGATGTGTGCGCACAGATGGATTTAAAGATGTTGCTCTACGACTTTGACCCTGATAAACGCTACAATGTCGAGGTGATCCAAAATTACCGCTACCTATCCCACATTTACAACAGGAGGATCAAAGTGATCCGTACCCAAAGTAAAAACCCCGTGCTGTTTTTAAATAGCCTTGAAACCCCCATTTTGCAGTTCTTGCCCTTTGAATCGTGCATCACCAAGAACCCCTTTTGGGGGCTGTTTTTTGCTAAGTTGGAGCGGGTGGCGTTTTTGAACGACACCCACCCCCAAATGTTTATCCCGGTAGTGGAGTGA
- the pxpA gene encoding 5-oxoprolinase subunit PxpA has translation MKTEIDLNSDMGECFGPWIIGDGVDGEIMQLISSCNIAAGFHASDPNIMRHSVENALKYGVEIGVHPGFRDLVGFGRRHMVANPVELTNDCLYQMGALQAFLHLLGGHLHHFKPHGSLYIHASKDRDFSYALISTLHKYNPHLPIYCMENTQTHAVAKELKHPFVREFYGDRDYGDDGQLVMVRRARAYTPEEVAQKVLQACEQGSVQSVSGKTISVDFDSVCIHSDTPGALALIQATRKLLEEKDIKIQKPKIHTA, from the coding sequence ATGAAAACAGAGATTGATTTAAACAGCGACATGGGCGAGTGTTTTGGACCTTGGATCATCGGCGATGGCGTAGATGGTGAGATCATGCAACTCATCAGCAGTTGCAATATCGCCGCGGGCTTTCACGCTAGCGACCCAAATATCATGCGACACTCTGTAGAGAACGCCCTAAAATATGGGGTAGAAATCGGGGTGCACCCGGGCTTTAGGGATTTGGTGGGCTTTGGGCGTAGGCACATGGTGGCTAACCCTGTAGAGCTCACCAACGACTGCCTTTACCAAATGGGGGCACTGCAAGCCTTTTTGCACTTGCTGGGCGGACATTTGCACCACTTCAAACCGCATGGCAGTCTATACATACACGCCAGCAAGGATCGCGATTTTTCTTATGCATTGATCAGCACTTTACACAAATACAACCCCCATTTACCCATTTATTGCATGGAGAACACCCAAACGCATGCGGTGGCTAAGGAGTTGAAACACCCCTTTGTGCGGGAGTTTTACGGGGATCGCGACTATGGCGATGATGGGCAGTTGGTGATGGTGCGCCGGGCGCGGGCCTACACCCCTGAGGAAGTCGCCCAAAAAGTCTTGCAAGCGTGCGAGCAGGGCAGCGTGCAAAGCGTGAGCGGCAAGACGATCAGCGTGGATTTCGACTCGGTCTGTATCCACAGCGACACGCCCGGAGCCCTAGCTCTCATACAAGCCACACGCAAGCTCTTAGAAGAAAAGGACATCAAAATCCAAAAACCCAAAATCCACACCGCTTAA
- the tgt gene encoding tRNA guanosine(34) transglycosylase Tgt gives MDFTLNGVDKRARAGTLKLAHGVVPTPIFMPVGTQASVKSLDAIDLQVHLNAPIILGNTYHLYLRPGANLIKKLSGLHGFSQFQGNFLTDSGGFQAFSLKHNTKAHAEGIVFKSHIDGSLHLFAPQKVLDIQYALNSDICMVLDDLVGLPAPYDRLKRAVEKTTEWARASLKHHQTYAGETNHIFAIVQGGTDPNLRRQSALELGALDFDGYAIGGLAVGESATEMQDTIAHTTEFLATNKPRYLMGVGTPQDILNAIELGVDMFDCVMPTRNARNGTLFTSLGKLSIKARAQKESDAPLDPKCGCYTCKHYSKAYLHHLFKARELLYFRLASLHNLHFYLELVRGARAAILRGEYGAYKARMLSVY, from the coding sequence ATGGATTTTACCCTAAATGGTGTAGACAAAAGAGCGCGCGCGGGGACTTTAAAATTGGCGCACGGCGTGGTGCCAACCCCCATTTTCATGCCTGTAGGCACGCAAGCGAGCGTGAAAAGCCTAGATGCGATAGATTTACAAGTGCATTTAAACGCTCCCATCATTTTAGGCAACACCTACCATTTATACTTAAGACCGGGGGCAAATCTCATTAAAAAGCTGAGCGGATTGCACGGCTTTAGCCAGTTTCAGGGCAATTTTTTAACCGACAGCGGGGGGTTTCAAGCTTTTTCTCTCAAGCACAACACCAAAGCCCACGCTGAGGGCATTGTGTTTAAATCCCACATTGATGGGAGTTTGCACCTTTTTGCCCCCCAAAAAGTGCTAGACATCCAGTACGCCCTCAACAGCGACATTTGCATGGTGCTTGATGATTTAGTGGGTTTGCCCGCCCCATACGATCGATTAAAGCGCGCTGTAGAAAAAACCACAGAGTGGGCAAGAGCAAGCCTAAAACACCACCAAACCTACGCCGGAGAGACAAACCACATTTTTGCCATTGTGCAGGGCGGAACTGACCCTAACCTGCGCCGCCAAAGCGCATTAGAGCTAGGAGCTTTGGACTTTGATGGCTATGCGATCGGGGGGCTGGCGGTGGGTGAAAGCGCAACTGAAATGCAAGACACGATCGCCCACACTACGGAGTTTCTTGCCACAAACAAACCCCGCTACTTAATGGGGGTCGGCACACCGCAAGACATCCTAAACGCCATTGAGCTGGGCGTGGATATGTTTGATTGCGTGATGCCCACAAGAAACGCGCGCAATGGCACACTTTTTACGAGTCTTGGCAAACTCTCCATAAAAGCACGGGCACAAAAAGAGAGCGATGCCCCCCTAGACCCTAAATGTGGGTGCTATACCTGCAAACACTACTCTAAAGCCTACTTACACCACCTATTTAAAGCTAGGGAGTTGCTCTACTTTCGCTTAGCGAGCCTACATAATCTGCACTTTTACTTAGAGTTAGTTAGGGGAGCTAGGGCGGCGATTTTAAGGGGAGAGTATGGGGCTTACAAAGCCCGCATGCTTTCAGTTTATTAG
- a CDS encoding 5-oxoprolinase subunit B family protein: protein MGFRYSFGGDTFLFVEVSEEGMSLEAFFLAMAICKKLRAMQVKGITEICPANASYMIAFDPDILPHEKALEILKSLEQEVVGTQTTIQTRLIEMPVLYNDPYTHACLMGFRNNHQCREPGSTLDPNMTDIEYARQMNGYASVEEFIKAHAESPWFVSMIGFVAGLPWLYQLVERAKQIEVPKYPIARIDTPALTIGHGGCFGCIYAVRGGGGYQMMGITPAPVWDPKQRLPYFKESMVFLNPGDIIKFSPCTESEYNAYVKQVEEGTFDLKIRQTPFSLQEWQADPKGYNQEILKALA from the coding sequence ATGGGGTTTAGATACAGCTTTGGGGGGGACACTTTTTTATTCGTGGAGGTGAGTGAAGAGGGCATGTCCTTAGAGGCGTTTTTCTTAGCGATGGCGATTTGCAAGAAACTAAGGGCAATGCAAGTGAAGGGCATTACAGAGATTTGCCCGGCGAATGCGTCCTATATGATCGCCTTTGACCCGGACATTTTACCCCACGAGAAAGCCCTAGAGATTTTAAAATCCCTAGAGCAAGAGGTCGTAGGCACACAAACCACAATCCAAACCCGCTTGATAGAAATGCCCGTGCTTTACAACGACCCCTATACCCACGCGTGCCTAATGGGCTTTCGTAATAACCATCAGTGCAGAGAGCCCGGCTCTACTCTAGACCCGAATATGACAGACATAGAATACGCTCGCCAAATGAATGGGTATGCAAGTGTTGAAGAGTTCATCAAGGCACACGCCGAAAGCCCATGGTTTGTGAGCATGATAGGCTTTGTCGCCGGCTTGCCATGGCTTTATCAGCTAGTGGAGCGGGCTAAACAAATTGAAGTGCCTAAATACCCCATCGCCCGCATAGACACCCCGGCTTTAACCATCGGGCATGGGGGGTGCTTTGGGTGCATTTACGCCGTGCGTGGGGGGGGCGGGTATCAAATGATGGGCATCACCCCCGCCCCCGTGTGGGACCCTAAACAACGCTTGCCCTACTTCAAAGAGAGCATGGTGTTTTTAAACCCGGGGGACATCATCAAGTTTAGCCCATGCACTGAAAGTGAATACAACGCCTATGTCAAGCAAGTAGAAGAAGGGACTTTTGATTTAAAAATCCGCCAAACGCCCTTTTCTTTGCAAGAGTGGCAGGCTGACCCAAAAGGCTATAACCAAGAAATACTAAAGGCTTTGGCATGA
- a CDS encoding mechanosensitive ion channel family protein, giving the protein MRGFSVLLLIFGFLFAESVPDLVSKLDGLAKKLEKTDSVWLQKYKNFEDYGKISLEIAKIQNSLKKLDANSLEANSLKHSLQTLQHQEKLLESYKSNPFKGLIEKPAIANVPNINNPLAIVTGLSFVKAMRAKLATLEQHQKSLAQIISTIHERLKILQELQELEPSKWQAPLYAEKTKQIEFESARNLLKANLDAYKKDMDETTQNLKAQIKDQIFKLLYVLLVVCASVVLAWMLKHLSHKYLYNDERAYTINKAINFINVNVVVLIFLFAYLENVSYLFTMLGFVGAGFAIAMRDLFMSVLGWLTIILKGSVHVGDRVKVSKDGSVYVGDVLDISMLYITLFEAVTLTTYLKNNGRAGRIVFVPNNCIFNGLLTNYSHLGLKTIWDSVEFFLTFDSNHERAVQIATQIATKYSKEYSQTTATQLSKMRAKYALRSIETDPKVFLMAEKEGMRLYVSYLTNAYSTLSLQSTISTAIVQAFLKTNDIFLSQALKEVQTKQIDMD; this is encoded by the coding sequence ATGCGTGGCTTTAGTGTGTTGTTGTTGATCTTTGGCTTTTTGTTTGCCGAGAGTGTGCCTGACCTCGTCAGTAAGCTGGATGGTCTTGCCAAAAAGCTAGAAAAGACAGACAGCGTGTGGCTGCAAAAGTATAAAAACTTTGAGGACTATGGCAAAATCTCTTTAGAAATTGCCAAAATCCAAAACAGCCTAAAAAAGCTAGATGCAAATAGCCTAGAGGCCAATAGCTTGAAGCACAGCCTGCAAACCTTACAACATCAGGAAAAATTGCTCGAATCCTACAAGAGCAACCCCTTTAAAGGCTTAATAGAAAAGCCCGCCATCGCCAATGTGCCCAACATAAACAACCCCTTGGCCATTGTAACGGGCTTATCTTTCGTTAAGGCCATGCGCGCCAAACTCGCCACTTTAGAGCAACACCAAAAGTCTTTAGCGCAAATCATTTCTACTATCCACGAACGCCTAAAAATCTTGCAAGAATTGCAAGAGCTAGAGCCAAGCAAATGGCAGGCCCCCCTATATGCTGAAAAGACCAAACAAATTGAATTTGAGAGCGCACGAAATCTGCTCAAAGCCAACCTAGATGCCTACAAAAAGGACATGGACGAAACAACCCAAAACCTTAAAGCCCAAATCAAAGACCAAATCTTTAAACTCTTGTATGTCTTGCTTGTGGTGTGCGCTAGTGTTGTCTTAGCATGGATGCTAAAGCACCTCAGCCACAAATACCTTTACAACGATGAACGCGCCTACACCATCAACAAGGCGATCAATTTTATCAATGTCAATGTCGTGGTGCTGATTTTTCTCTTTGCTTACTTAGAAAATGTGTCCTACCTTTTCACCATGCTAGGCTTCGTGGGCGCAGGTTTTGCCATTGCCATGCGGGATTTATTCATGAGCGTGCTAGGCTGGCTCACGATTATCCTAAAGGGGAGCGTGCATGTAGGCGATCGGGTGAAAGTGTCTAAGGATGGCAGCGTGTATGTGGGTGATGTGCTCGACATCTCCATGCTCTACATCACGCTGTTTGAAGCCGTAACGCTCACAACCTATCTAAAAAACAACGGGCGGGCCGGGCGCATTGTCTTTGTCCCCAATAATTGCATTTTCAATGGCTTGCTCACTAATTACAGCCACTTAGGACTAAAGACCATATGGGACAGCGTGGAGTTTTTCCTAACCTTTGACTCCAACCACGAAAGGGCTGTACAAATTGCCACCCAAATCGCCACCAAGTACTCCAAAGAGTACAGCCAAACCACAGCCACACAACTTAGTAAAATGCGGGCCAAATACGCCCTACGCTCCATTGAAACAGACCCAAAAGTCTTCCTTATGGCAGAAAAGGAGGGAATGCGCCTGTATGTGTCCTATCTAACCAACGCTTACAGCACCTTGTCTTTGCAATCCACCATCTCCACCGCCATTGTGCAAGCCTTCTTAAAGACCAACGACATCTTTTTAAGCCAAGCCCTTAAAGAAGTGCAAACCAAGCAAATAGACATGGATTAA
- the ftsZ gene encoding cell division protein FtsZ: MVHEEDIGVEEVFETNGAKIVVIGVGGGGSNMIAHLIATGTYKDITLIVANTDGQALKASNAKNKIRLGEKLTGGRGAGMRPEIGKQAAQECIEAIKEAVSGVDLVFISAGLGGGTGTGAAPVIAQVAKDAGALTVSVVTKPFSFEGKKRAKVAEEGLKELKAVSDSIVVIPNERLMGYIEKSMGMRNSFKEVDNVLAKAVNGISGMIIDYGTNDINVDFADLKTVMGHKGLALMGIGEATGVNAATVAVENAITSPLFDNISINGAMGVLVNFECHPEYPLAEVHAAMGTVNDMADDDAEVIFGTCTSPNMPTDQIKVTIVATGFEKQEEHKPESKPESTPNLSKNTLGGLRLASGGDDYQNVDLDIPAYLRHQKD; the protein is encoded by the coding sequence ATGGTGCACGAAGAAGACATAGGCGTAGAAGAGGTTTTTGAAACAAACGGGGCTAAAATTGTCGTGATCGGCGTGGGGGGCGGCGGCTCGAACATGATCGCCCATTTGATCGCCACGGGTACTTACAAGGACATCACCTTGATTGTCGCCAACACAGATGGGCAAGCTCTCAAGGCTTCAAATGCAAAAAATAAAATCCGCTTAGGCGAAAAGCTCACGGGGGGTAGGGGGGCTGGCATGCGCCCTGAGATCGGCAAACAAGCCGCCCAAGAGTGCATAGAGGCCATCAAAGAAGCGGTGAGTGGGGTAGACCTTGTGTTTATCTCGGCAGGTCTTGGTGGGGGCACAGGTACAGGGGCAGCCCCGGTGATCGCCCAGGTGGCTAAGGATGCGGGGGCGCTGACCGTTTCAGTGGTCACCAAACCCTTTAGCTTTGAGGGCAAGAAGCGCGCCAAAGTCGCCGAAGAGGGCTTGAAGGAATTAAAGGCAGTGAGCGACTCGATCGTAGTGATCCCTAATGAGCGGCTCATGGGCTATATTGAAAAAAGCATGGGCATGCGCAACAGCTTTAAAGAAGTGGATAATGTCCTAGCCAAGGCCGTCAATGGGATTTCTGGGATGATCATTGACTATGGCACGAACGACATCAATGTGGACTTTGCTGACCTTAAAACCGTGATGGGGCATAAGGGTTTGGCTTTAATGGGGATCGGGGAGGCTACAGGGGTGAACGCTGCCACGGTAGCGGTGGAAAACGCCATCACTTCGCCCTTGTTTGACAACATCTCCATCAATGGGGCGATGGGGGTTTTGGTGAACTTTGAGTGCCACCCTGAATATCCCCTAGCCGAAGTCCACGCCGCTATGGGTACGGTCAACGACATGGCAGATGATGATGCTGAGGTGATCTTTGGTACTTGCACTTCACCAAACATGCCCACCGACCAAATCAAAGTCACGATTGTCGCCACAGGCTTTGAAAAACAAGAAGAACACAAGCCCGAGTCCAAGCCCGAAAGCACGCCCAATTTGTCTAAAAACACGCTAGGGGGCTTGCGCCTAGCCAGCGGGGGGGATGACTACCAAAATGTAGATTTAGATATCCCTGCCTATTTGCGCCACCAAAAAGACTAA
- a CDS encoding biotin-dependent carboxyltransferase family protein, with the protein MNTFKVLSPGIATFVEDLGRYGYYHLGIPPGGALDQASFIVANALVGNDKNTAGLEMALMPAKLEFEKEAVVAVCGAETTPKINGVEMPSHTALKVPAGGVLEFSYFKKGARAYLAIAGGVDVPLVMGSRSTYPLGGIGGFKGRKLEAGDILPIGTPTGKPSPKSLDKSYHLELKEIEELRVVLGLQDYKLTEQSLENLFKDIFVVSTQADRLGYRFKNGQKFNYKDLPQPFGAGANPSNITDACYPVGSMQAPGGNEPIVLLRDAPSGGGFAMYCTLISCDLDRLGQFAPNQQVRFKSVSLQEALQARKAYQARIKAMVESLA; encoded by the coding sequence ATGAATACTTTTAAAGTTTTAAGCCCGGGGATTGCGACCTTTGTGGAGGATTTGGGGCGGTATGGCTACTACCATTTGGGTATTCCGCCCGGGGGGGCATTGGATCAAGCGTCCTTCATTGTGGCGAATGCCCTTGTGGGTAATGATAAAAACACCGCAGGGCTAGAAATGGCACTCATGCCGGCAAAATTAGAGTTTGAAAAAGAAGCCGTGGTGGCGGTGTGCGGGGCTGAGACCACGCCTAAAATCAATGGGGTAGAGATGCCTAGCCACACCGCCTTAAAAGTGCCCGCCGGGGGGGTGTTGGAGTTTAGCTATTTTAAAAAGGGGGCTAGGGCGTATTTAGCCATTGCCGGGGGGGTTGATGTCCCCCTTGTGATGGGCTCTCGCTCCACTTACCCCCTAGGCGGGATCGGGGGCTTTAAGGGACGCAAATTAGAAGCCGGGGACATTCTGCCCATCGGCACCCCCACAGGCAAGCCTAGCCCTAAGAGCCTAGATAAGAGCTACCATTTAGAACTTAAAGAGATTGAAGAGCTAAGGGTGGTGCTAGGACTACAAGATTACAAGCTCACAGAGCAGAGCCTAGAAAATCTTTTTAAAGATATTTTTGTGGTCTCCACGCAGGCGGATAGACTAGGTTATCGCTTTAAAAACGGGCAGAAGTTCAATTATAAAGACTTGCCCCAACCCTTTGGGGCGGGGGCAAACCCTAGCAATATCACAGACGCTTGCTATCCCGTAGGCTCGATGCAAGCCCCGGGGGGCAATGAGCCCATCGTGCTTTTAAGGGACGCACCTAGTGGCGGGGGCTTTGCGATGTATTGCACCTTAATCAGCTGTGATTTAGACCGCTTGGGGCAGTTTGCCCCCAACCAACAAGTGCGGTTTAAATCGGTCAGTTTGCAAGAAGCCTTGCAGGCGAGAAAGGCGTATCAAGCCCGCATTAAGGCAATGGTGGAGAGTTTGGCTTAA